Proteins encoded by one window of Pelmatolapia mariae isolate MD_Pm_ZW linkage group LG14, Pm_UMD_F_2, whole genome shotgun sequence:
- the tmprss4a gene encoding transmembrane protease serine 4a — translation MSMLRELKETAGQLPEETSRPLNPKNPVPRPGRHRRPMTAPNTPKEKRAKIKKVLITTLTVLLILGILAIAAYFIKNLIESKYFFCTRSVKFIPLDKTCDGHIDCAGAEDEITCMTTFKVNTTFPVRLQSNDQVLQVYSPDSGWRTVCYDDWTQAHTQTACTQLGYTLKPTSKNILVSSLTSSMKTGPFTAVRPGTSNTPIQQATADRSVCQSGSVVSLSCSDCGNVGPEDRIVGGTDTSIDHWPWQVSLQRSGQHTCGGSLVSPRWVVTAAHCFTGSNKELRQWAVVSGQTSIIALGGSSVDRVIVNADYNAETNDYDIALMRLTRPITVSDVRRPVCLPPKDYIITAGTYMTVTGWGYQRENGAVADILQEANIPLIAQSVCSSPTVYGSAITNRMLCAGFPEGKVDACQGDSGGPLVHISDSWNLVGVVSWGEGCARKGKPGVYSNVEVMLNWIQTVIEDCRCDTSDLKMI, via the exons ATGTCCATGCTCAGGGAGTTGAAGGAG ACAGCTGGTCAGCTCCCTgaggaaacctcaaggccattAAATCCCAAGAATCCAG TTCCTCGGCCAGGACGCCACAGAAGGCCCATGACGGCTCCAAACACCCCAAAAGAGAAGAGAGCGAAGATCAAGAAAGTGTTGATCACTACACTGACAGTTCTGTTGATACTGGGCATACTGGCCATTGCAGCATACTTCA ttaaAAACTTGATTGAAAGCAAATACTTCTTTTGCACACGGTCGGTGAAATTCATCCCATTAGACAAAACCTGCGATGGGCACATTGACTGTGCAGGAGCAGAAGATGAAATTACCTGCATGACGACCTTTAAAGTAAACACTACATTTCCAG TGCGACTCCAGTCGAATGATCAGGTCTTGCAAGTTTACAGTCCAGACTCAGGTTGGCGGACTGTTTGTTATGACGACTGGACCCaagcgcacacacagacagcatgTACACAACTGGGATACACACT GAAGCCTACTAGCAAAAACATCTTAGTAAGCTCCTTAACGTCATCGATGAAAACTGGACCATTTACAGCTGTCAGGCCAGGGACCTCAAACACACCTATACAACAAGCCACTGCTGACCG CAGTGTATGCCAGTCTGGATCTGTGGTATCTTTATCCTGTTCAG ACTGTGGAAATGTGGGCCCTGAGGATCGCATCGTTGGGGGCACTGATACATCCATTGACCACTGGCCATGGCAGGTCAGCCTGCAGCGGTCTGGCCAACATACATGTGGAGGCTCACTGGTGTCACCGCGCTGGGTAGTCactgctgcccactgcttcactgg aagtAATAAGGAGTTGAGGCAATGGGCAGTGGTGTCAGGCCAGACAAGCATAATCGCACTGGGAGGCTCCTCTGTGGACAGAGTTATAGTGAATGCAGACTACAATGCAGAAACAAATGACTATGACATAGCACTGATGAGACTCACTAGGCCGATCACAGTGTCAG ATGTCAGAAGACCAGTTTGTCTGCCTCCTAAAGACTATATCATTACAGCTGGAACCTACATGACTGTGACAGGGTGGGGATACCAACGGGAAAATG GTGCAGTTGCTGACATACTGCAGGAGGCCAATATCCCTCTGATTGCTCAGTCAGTATGTTCCAGCCCCACAGTCTATGGTAGCGCCATAACAAATAGGATGCTCTGTGCTGGCTTCCCAGAAGGGAAGGTTGATGCCTGCCAG GGGGACAGTGGAGGCCCTTTGGTGCACATCAGTGACTCCTGGAATCTGGTAGGCGTGGTGAGCTGGGGTGAGGGCTGTGCCCGGAAGGGAAAGCCAGGTGTTTACTCAAACGTGGAAGTGATGCTCAACTGGATCCAAACAGTCATTGAG gacTGCAGGTGTGATACTTCTGACCTCAAGATGATTTAG
- the il10ra gene encoding interleukin-10 receptor subunit alpha isoform X1: MVYFQILEMDIKAKLLDFVFLMIYMNLVSGAEGIPGPANVMVKILDGEVILHWDTPEDAPSNYYYNVEMAKFNDDWDILASCTQINDTYCSLSSFIPDFQTKYKVRVQLVAGSNKSGWVLKRFLLNESKLQPPSFTLWATSSTITVSVHPKPILKKIFPFGLIYTIYLEEKGQDNKNTTAYLNDDMEEDQKTTFTSLHWGKEYCVSVKLEGSGNLYTSSVSKKQCLLLPEPEYYIIAVSSLSVVGGLAFIAIIAVCLLCYLKSPEKTPAALKSPASGWLPLYVEDGTVEVVTDKGWFLSPYRKDMKDGVKDPISHLTVTEDNEEEERRTSMDSGLSMESNSNNEENPPMRQDDSGCGSMGGPESTTSSQTDYPLETERADSSQKREDSGVGLGCQMISCINLDGQDSGPLKESAAGGNYRSQSPSDVQMQASEDEETFKQILPDLVLAEVVTGYRAGPQSCICSGAGQCIWCHQQGHDETKVIKQYRKVSIENGLLVSQSDLIDSYKGDVTHPGYSREKQTDTHMMDDLESVFPLRDFPLLTSLSPLPLVKCGQDFNMNNVSLSLCDVQLKID, translated from the exons ATGGTGTATTTCCAGATACTTGAAATGGATATCAAAGCCAAATTGCTGGATTTTGTCTTCTTAATGATCTACATGAACCTTGTGTCAG GAGCAGAGGGCATTCCTGGCCCTGCCAATGTGATGGTGAAAATTTTGGATGGGGAGGTAATACTACATTGGGACACACCTGAGGATGCACCTTCAAATTACTACTACAATGTGGAAATGGCAAA GTTCAACGATGACTGGGACATTTTGGCAAGTTGCACACAGATTAATGATACCTACTGCAGCCTTAGCAGTTTTATACCTGATTTTCAGACTAAATACAAGGTCAGAGTTCAGCTGGTAGCAGGGAGTAACAAGTCTGGTTGGGTTCTTAAAAGATTTCTCCTGAATGAAA GCAAACTGCAACCTCCCTCCTTCACATTGTGGGCTACATCCAGCACTATAACCGTCTCTGTTCACCCAAAACCCATTCTGAAGAAGATTTTTCCTTTTGGTCTAATCTATACGATTTACCTAGAGGAGAAAGGACAAGATAATAAG AATACCACGGCATACTTGAATGATGATATGGAAGAGGATCAGAAGACTACTTTCACTTCTCTCCATTGGGGTAAAGAGTACTGTGTCAGCGTCAAGTTAGAGGGCAGTGGAAATCTCTACACCAGCAGTGTTTCCAAAAAACAGTGTCTGCTGTTGCCAGAGccag AATATTACATTATTGCCGTATCATCCCTGTCAGTTGTGGGTGGGCTGGCATTCATTGCAATCATAGCAGTCTGCCTGCTGTGTTACCTGAAAAGTCCAGAGAAAACACCTGCTGCACTG AAATCCCCTGCTAGTGGCTGGCTTCCACTCTATGTTGAAGATGGGACTGTGGAGGTGGTTACAGACAAAGGATGGTTTCTGTCACCATACAGAAAAGACATGAAAGATGGTGTGAAAGACCCAATCAGTCATCTTACAGTAACAGAGGAcaatgaagaagaggagaggaggaccAGCATGGATAGTGGGCTCAGTATGGAGTCTAACTCAAACAATGAAGAGAATCCACCAATGAGACAAGATGACAGTGGCTGTGGAAGCATGGGAGGACCTGAAAGCACAACTAGCAGCCAAACAGATTACCCACTTGAGACTGAGCGGGCTGATTCCAGTCAGAAAAGAGAGGACAGTGGGGTGGGTCTGGGCTGCCAGATGATTTCTTGCATAAACCTGGATGGGCAGGACAGTGGGCCTCTAAAAGAGTCTGCTGCTGGAGGTAATTATCGCAGCCAGAGTCCTTCAGATGTGCAGATGCAAGCTTCTGAAGACgaggaaacatttaaacagataCTTCCAGACTTGGTTTTGGCCGAGGTGGTCACGGGCTACAGAGCTGGGCCTCAGTCGTGTATCTGTTCAGGAGCTGGTCAGTGCATTTGGTGTCATCAGCAAGGCCACGATGAAACCAAAGTCATCAAACAatatagaaaagtgtctattgAAAATGGACTACTTGTAAGCCAATCTGATTTAATAGACTCTTACAAAGGAGATGTTACACATCCAGGTTACTCTAGAGAGAAACAAACTGACACACACATGATGGATGACTTAGAATCAGTCTTTCCACTGAGGGATTTTCCTCTGCTGACCTCTCTGTCCCCACTGCCCTTAGTGAAGTGTGGGCAGGACTTCAATATGAACAATGTGTCCCTTTCTCTCTGCGATGTACAGCTGAAAATTGACTGA
- the il10ra gene encoding interleukin-10 receptor subunit alpha isoform X2: MDIKAKLLDFVFLMIYMNLVSGAEGIPGPANVMVKILDGEVILHWDTPEDAPSNYYYNVEMAKFNDDWDILASCTQINDTYCSLSSFIPDFQTKYKVRVQLVAGSNKSGWVLKRFLLNESKLQPPSFTLWATSSTITVSVHPKPILKKIFPFGLIYTIYLEEKGQDNKNTTAYLNDDMEEDQKTTFTSLHWGKEYCVSVKLEGSGNLYTSSVSKKQCLLLPEPEYYIIAVSSLSVVGGLAFIAIIAVCLLCYLKSPEKTPAALKSPASGWLPLYVEDGTVEVVTDKGWFLSPYRKDMKDGVKDPISHLTVTEDNEEEERRTSMDSGLSMESNSNNEENPPMRQDDSGCGSMGGPESTTSSQTDYPLETERADSSQKREDSGVGLGCQMISCINLDGQDSGPLKESAAGGNYRSQSPSDVQMQASEDEETFKQILPDLVLAEVVTGYRAGPQSCICSGAGQCIWCHQQGHDETKVIKQYRKVSIENGLLVSQSDLIDSYKGDVTHPGYSREKQTDTHMMDDLESVFPLRDFPLLTSLSPLPLVKCGQDFNMNNVSLSLCDVQLKID, from the exons ATGGATATCAAAGCCAAATTGCTGGATTTTGTCTTCTTAATGATCTACATGAACCTTGTGTCAG GAGCAGAGGGCATTCCTGGCCCTGCCAATGTGATGGTGAAAATTTTGGATGGGGAGGTAATACTACATTGGGACACACCTGAGGATGCACCTTCAAATTACTACTACAATGTGGAAATGGCAAA GTTCAACGATGACTGGGACATTTTGGCAAGTTGCACACAGATTAATGATACCTACTGCAGCCTTAGCAGTTTTATACCTGATTTTCAGACTAAATACAAGGTCAGAGTTCAGCTGGTAGCAGGGAGTAACAAGTCTGGTTGGGTTCTTAAAAGATTTCTCCTGAATGAAA GCAAACTGCAACCTCCCTCCTTCACATTGTGGGCTACATCCAGCACTATAACCGTCTCTGTTCACCCAAAACCCATTCTGAAGAAGATTTTTCCTTTTGGTCTAATCTATACGATTTACCTAGAGGAGAAAGGACAAGATAATAAG AATACCACGGCATACTTGAATGATGATATGGAAGAGGATCAGAAGACTACTTTCACTTCTCTCCATTGGGGTAAAGAGTACTGTGTCAGCGTCAAGTTAGAGGGCAGTGGAAATCTCTACACCAGCAGTGTTTCCAAAAAACAGTGTCTGCTGTTGCCAGAGccag AATATTACATTATTGCCGTATCATCCCTGTCAGTTGTGGGTGGGCTGGCATTCATTGCAATCATAGCAGTCTGCCTGCTGTGTTACCTGAAAAGTCCAGAGAAAACACCTGCTGCACTG AAATCCCCTGCTAGTGGCTGGCTTCCACTCTATGTTGAAGATGGGACTGTGGAGGTGGTTACAGACAAAGGATGGTTTCTGTCACCATACAGAAAAGACATGAAAGATGGTGTGAAAGACCCAATCAGTCATCTTACAGTAACAGAGGAcaatgaagaagaggagaggaggaccAGCATGGATAGTGGGCTCAGTATGGAGTCTAACTCAAACAATGAAGAGAATCCACCAATGAGACAAGATGACAGTGGCTGTGGAAGCATGGGAGGACCTGAAAGCACAACTAGCAGCCAAACAGATTACCCACTTGAGACTGAGCGGGCTGATTCCAGTCAGAAAAGAGAGGACAGTGGGGTGGGTCTGGGCTGCCAGATGATTTCTTGCATAAACCTGGATGGGCAGGACAGTGGGCCTCTAAAAGAGTCTGCTGCTGGAGGTAATTATCGCAGCCAGAGTCCTTCAGATGTGCAGATGCAAGCTTCTGAAGACgaggaaacatttaaacagataCTTCCAGACTTGGTTTTGGCCGAGGTGGTCACGGGCTACAGAGCTGGGCCTCAGTCGTGTATCTGTTCAGGAGCTGGTCAGTGCATTTGGTGTCATCAGCAAGGCCACGATGAAACCAAAGTCATCAAACAatatagaaaagtgtctattgAAAATGGACTACTTGTAAGCCAATCTGATTTAATAGACTCTTACAAAGGAGATGTTACACATCCAGGTTACTCTAGAGAGAAACAAACTGACACACACATGATGGATGACTTAGAATCAGTCTTTCCACTGAGGGATTTTCCTCTGCTGACCTCTCTGTCCCCACTGCCCTTAGTGAAGTGTGGGCAGGACTTCAATATGAACAATGTGTCCCTTTCTCTCTGCGATGTACAGCTGAAAATTGACTGA